Proteins co-encoded in one Anguilla anguilla isolate fAngAng1 chromosome 16, fAngAng1.pri, whole genome shotgun sequence genomic window:
- the LOC118215841 gene encoding synaptic vesicle glycoprotein 2B-like, protein MADPYQNSVYQQGGDNTYSTFGDGGPDGYGYGGGSEYPAQDEDAASDATEGHDEDDEMYEGEYQGIPHPEEVKAAQRAARAAQREKARAAGEGGARQEREELADQYEAIMEDCGHGRFQWTLFVVTGLALMADGVECFVVGFVLPSAEKDMCLSNANKGMLGLIVYVGMMVGAFVWGGLADAVGRRKCLIMALAINCVFAFLSSFAQGYGFFLFFRLFSGIGIGGSVPIVYSYFSEFLSMEKRGEHLCWLCMFWMVGGLYASFTAWGIIPHYGWGFSMGTEFQFHSWRVFVLVCALPAIAALVGLTFMPESPRFLLENAKHDEAWMILKKVHDTNWRAKGEPERVFTVSQIKTPKQQDEFIEIQSSTGTAFQRWLVRSLTLSKQVIKNIISLASPELRLSSLFMAIIWFTMAFSYYGLSVWFPDMIKYLQYEEYEAKVKLFHREKVEHFTFNFSLENQIHKEGEYINDKFTGIEMKSVKFEDSLFEDCYFEDIKSTETFFENCTIKSTVFYNTDLSEDKFIDCKLENTSFLQPKKGCHLDYQEENDILIYLVSFLGSLAVLPGNIISALYMDKIGRVKMIGGSMLISAGCTFFLFLSFSQAAIIAWQCLFCGVSAAAWNGIEVITVELYPSSKRTTAFGMLNALCKLAAILGSSIFASFVGITKVVPILLSFAALVGGGLLALKLPNTREKLLL, encoded by the exons ATGGCCGACCCGTACCAGAACAGCGTGTACCAGCAGGGCGGGGACAACACCTACTCCACCTTCGGCGATGGCGGCCCGGACGGCTACGGCTACGGCGGCGGCAGCGAGTACCCGGCGCAGGACGAGGACGCGGCCAGCGACGCCACCGAGGGCCACGACGAGGACGACGAGATGTACGAGGGCGAGTACCAGGGCATCCCGCACCCCGAGGAGGTGAAGGCGGCCCAGCGGGCGGCGCGGGCGGCCCAGCGGGAGAAGGCCCGGGCCGCCGGGGAGGGCGGCGCCCGCCAGGAGCGGGAGGAGCTGGCCGACCAGTACGAGGCCATCATGGAGGACTGCGGGCACGGGCGCTTCCAGTGGACCCTGTTCGTGGTCACCGGCCTGGCGCTCATGGCCGACGGCGTGGAGTGCTTCGTGGTGGGCTTCGTCCTGCCCAGCGCCGAGAAGGACATGTGCCTGTCCAACGCCAACaagggcatgctgg GGTTGATAGTGTACGTGGGGATGATGGTGGGGGCGTTCGTGTGGGGCGGTCTGGCGGACGCGGTGGGCCGCAGGAAGTGTCTGATCATGGCGCTGGCCATCAACTGCGTCTTCGCCTTCCTGTCGTCCTTCGCCCAGGGCTACGGCTTCTTCCTGTTCTTCAGGCTCTTCTCGGGCATCGG CATCGGGGGCTCAGTCCCCATTGTGTACTCCTATTTCTCTGAGTTCCTCTCCATGGAGAAGAGGGGCGAGCACCTGTGCTGGCTCTGCATGTTCTGGATGGTGGGCGGGCTCTACGCCTCATTCACTGCCTGGGGCATCATCCCTCACTACG gatGGGGCTTCAGCATGGGCACGGAGTTCCAGTTCCACAGCTGGCGCGTGTTTGTGCTGGTGTGCGCCCTGCCCGCCATCGCCGCCCTGGTGGGACTGACCTTCATGCCAGAGAGCCCCCGCTTTCTGCTGGAG AATGCCAAACATGACGAGGCCTGGATGATCCTGAAGAAGGTTCATGACACCAACTGGAGAGCAAagggggagccagagagagTGTTTACG GTCTCCCAAATCAAGACACCCAAGCAGCAGGACGAGTTTATCGAGATCCAAAGCTCCACAGGAACAGCCTTCCAGCGATGGTTGGTCAGGTCTCTGACCTTATCCAAGCAG GTGATAAAGAACATCATTTCCCTTGCATCCCCAGAACTGAGACTCAGCAGTTTGTTCATGGCCATCATATGGTTCACTATGGCCTTCAG ctaCTATGGGCTGTCCGTGTGGTTCCCTGACATGATCAAGTACCTGCAGTACGAGGAGTATGAGGCCAAGGTGAAGCTCTTCCACCGGGAGAAGGTGGAGCACTTCACCTTCAACTTCTCCCTGGAGAACCAGATCCACAAAGAGGGAGAGTACATAAACGACAA GTTCACCGGCATAGAGATGAAATCTGTGAAATTTGAGGATTCTCTGTTTGAAGATTGTTACTTTGAGGACATCAAGTCGACCGAAACCTTCTTTGAGAACTGCACCATCAAATCCACAGTCTTCTACAATACAG ACCTGTCAGAGGACAAGTTCATTGACTGCAAGCTGGAGAACACATCGTTCCTGCAGCCCAAGAAAGGCTGTCACCTGGACTACCAAGAGGAGAATGACATCCTCATCTACCTTGTCAGCTTCCTGGGCAGCTTGGCTGTGTTGCCCGGCAACATCATATCAGCCCTCTACATGGACAAGATAGGGAGGGTAAAAATGATTG GCGGCTCCATGCTCATATCCGCCGGCTGcaccttcttcctcttcctcagctttAGCCAGGCCGCCATCATCGCCTGGCAGTGCCTGTTCTGCGGGGTCAGCGCAGCGGCCTGGAACGGCATCGAGGTCATCACCGTGGAGCTGTACCCCTCGTCCAAAAG GACCACGGCGTTCGGAATGCTGAACGCCCTGTGCAAGCTGGCCGCCATCTTGGGCAGCTCCATCTTCGCCTCCTTCGTGGGCATCACCAAGGTGGTCCCCATCCTGCTGTCCTTCGCCGCGCTGGTGGGTGGCGGCCTGCTCGCCCTCAAGCTGCCCAACACCCGAGAGAAGCTCCTCCTCTGA
- the LOC118215563 gene encoding mesoderm posterior protein 1-like, with the protein MDVSSPYFSYGDCARYPWNASSSDSEFYSQSSPDAPSPACSADLSLPPSPQAWGPGPGARSTPQGAPRPSVSPSSGEEGAPAGRGKRRGRRAKNPSKQRQSASEKEKLRMRDLTKALHHLRTFLPPSVAPAGQTLTKIETLRLAIRYIAHLSDQLGLGEQAPSRRGDPSACGGRTEDPAGFCQRGSAPGFWGHPEQGQGRGQGAGGYQRTPMPACPAQNPGAQRSRFAAALEVSLQDELLNSSLDSLLQSPSCTETAPSYQMYSRDLSSQIIPQEFWV; encoded by the exons ATGGATGTCTCCTCTCCCTATTTCAGCTACGGCGACTGCGCTCGGTACCCCTGGAACGCCAGCAGCTCCGACTCCGAGTTCTACAGCCAGTCCTCCCCGGACGCCCCCTCCCCGGCCTGCTCCGCCGACCTCAGCCTGCCGCCATCCCCCCAAGCCTGGGGTCCCGGGCCGGGCGCTCGGTCCACGCCCCAGGGGGCCCCCCGGCCCTCCGTCTCCCCATCGTCGGGCGAGGAGGGCGCCCCCGCCGGCAGGGGCAAGAGGAGGGGGCGCAGGGCGAAGAACCCCAGCAAGCAGCGTCAGAGCGCCAGCGAGAAGGAGAAGCTGAGGATGAGGGACCTGACCAAGGCCCTGCACCACCTGCGCACCTTCCTCCCGCCCTCCGTGGCCCCCGCGGGCCAGACGCTCACCAAGATCGAGACCCTGCGCCTGGCCATCCGCTACATCGCCCACCTGTCCGACCAGCTGGGGCTCGGGGAGCAGGCCCCGTCCCGCAGGGGCGACCCCTCCGCCTGCGGGGGCCGAACCGAGGACCCGGCGGGGTTCTGCCAGCGCGGCTCCGCCCCGGGATTTTGGGGGCACCCCGAGCAGGGGCAGGGACGGGGACAGGGCGCGGGAGGGTATCAGCGCACCCCCATGCCCGCGTGCCCCGCACAGAACCCCGGAGCACAACGTAGCCGATTCGCCGCCGCGCTGGAGGTGTCTCTTCAGGATGAGCTCCTAAACTCCAGCCTGGACTCTCTACTGCAGTCACCATCGTGCACAGAGACGGCACCGTCCTATCAG ATGTACAGCAGGGACCTGTCCTCTCAGATCATCCCTCAAGAGTTCTGGGTTTGA